Proteins found in one Lutimonas zeaxanthinifaciens genomic segment:
- a CDS encoding GMC family oxidoreductase, with amino-acid sequence MSSEDIDVLVIGAGAAGAALTWRLSEKGVKVVCLEQGGWIDPSTFPSMKINYETHLTREGDFNLSPNLRNRPEDYPVTTAGKNPPFIMMFNAVGGSTIHWQGIFPRFHPSDFKVKTLDGVADDWPIDYWELEPYYNLNDSMIGVSGLAGDPANPPRSARQMPPLPIGKMGKTLANGFDKLNWHWWVSDQAINSKPFNDRSQCMLHGKCMFGCPMGAKVSTDRTYWPLAIANGAEVRTWSRVKEITVDKFGRAKGAIYFDRENKIHEVKAKVVVVCCNGVGTPRLLLNSKSKLFPDGLGNSNGVVGKYFMVHPTHFINGVFDEVLDSHIGPMGSPLFSQEFYETNEKRGFKRGYMLIGERTFGPLFQSQSIPWGEKHHEEFSKIFPHQAGLTVVADDLPEESNRVTLDDSKMDSNGISAAKVTYSLSENSKKMLAHAAEKATEALESAGAKKVIVPPPSNLAHLMGTARMGTHEKNSVVNANNQVHGVDNLFVVDGSSFTTGAGVNPTSTIMALALRAADKIWESRQKWG; translated from the coding sequence ATGAGTAGTGAGGATATAGACGTTTTGGTTATTGGAGCAGGAGCTGCCGGGGCGGCTTTAACATGGCGTTTATCTGAAAAAGGGGTTAAAGTTGTTTGCCTGGAACAAGGTGGCTGGATAGACCCATCTACCTTTCCTTCCATGAAGATCAATTATGAGACGCACCTCACTCGTGAGGGGGATTTTAATTTAAGCCCAAATCTTAGAAATCGACCAGAGGATTATCCGGTAACTACTGCTGGAAAAAATCCTCCATTTATTATGATGTTTAATGCAGTGGGCGGATCAACGATTCACTGGCAAGGTATATTCCCAAGGTTTCATCCTTCAGATTTTAAGGTGAAAACGCTCGATGGTGTAGCTGATGACTGGCCCATTGATTATTGGGAACTTGAACCTTATTATAACCTGAACGATAGTATGATTGGAGTTTCCGGACTGGCAGGTGATCCGGCTAACCCTCCTCGATCAGCCAGGCAAATGCCTCCGCTTCCCATAGGGAAAATGGGTAAAACTCTTGCCAATGGGTTTGATAAATTGAACTGGCACTGGTGGGTGTCGGACCAGGCAATTAATTCAAAACCATTTAATGATAGGTCGCAATGCATGTTGCACGGCAAATGTATGTTTGGATGCCCCATGGGAGCCAAGGTTTCGACTGACAGGACGTATTGGCCTCTGGCCATTGCCAACGGAGCAGAAGTCAGAACCTGGTCCCGGGTGAAGGAAATTACGGTGGATAAATTTGGAAGGGCCAAAGGAGCCATTTATTTTGATAGAGAAAATAAAATACATGAGGTCAAAGCAAAAGTAGTAGTAGTGTGCTGTAATGGGGTAGGGACCCCTCGATTATTACTGAATTCCAAATCAAAACTTTTTCCAGATGGATTGGGCAATTCAAATGGCGTGGTCGGTAAATACTTTATGGTACATCCCACACATTTTATCAATGGTGTTTTTGACGAAGTTTTGGACAGCCATATTGGCCCAATGGGAAGTCCTTTGTTTAGCCAGGAATTTTATGAAACCAATGAGAAAAGAGGATTTAAAAGGGGCTACATGCTGATTGGGGAACGTACGTTTGGCCCGCTCTTCCAATCACAATCAATCCCATGGGGAGAAAAGCATCATGAAGAATTCTCTAAAATATTTCCCCATCAGGCCGGACTAACCGTTGTGGCCGATGATCTCCCTGAGGAATCGAACAGGGTAACTTTAGATGACAGCAAGATGGATTCCAATGGGATTTCTGCGGCAAAAGTAACCTATTCCCTTTCAGAAAATTCGAAGAAGATGCTCGCTCATGCTGCTGAAAAGGCAACTGAAGCACTTGAATCTGCCGGGGCAAAAAAAGTTATTGTTCCACCTCCGAGTAATTTGGCGCATTTAATGGGAACGGCACGTATGGGAACACATGAAAAGAATTCCGTGGTTAACGCCAATAACCAGGTACATGGTGTTGATAATTTATTTGTAGTGGATGGCAGTTCTTTCACTACGGGAGCGGGCGTAAACCCAACTTCAACGATCATGGCGCTGGCTTTGAGAGCTGCTGATAAAATTTGGGAAAGCAGGCAAAAATGGGGTTGA
- a CDS encoding PQQ-binding-like beta-propeller repeat protein has translation MKIIRFKVLQNLIYFFLIICSVTSFHAQSLDLKWKVETSGKILAGPVVNNQLAFVGNETGTFMAIQLDNGAIAWKFETKGNIQATALLYDNLVFFESANVFYALKQKTGKEVWRYRLDFPAEKFKDASGNEHLYKLDPFDDKRSSGFLYHGIIYIGCSNGKVIGLNSKTGNLEFSISAKDDSPIRSSPLVLYDQIYFGDWNGVVYCYDLKGKKFVWTKNTYREKPYATFGGIATEFKPYKGKLFFGARNPALNVLSVSDGQKEWTYNDPTGGWIIGDPVVFNDTLYMGGSDNFAMLAFHPEDGKVLWKTKRTKNIYGKAVVTKDFVIYGGGNSYDPEDTGEIVILKRSNGELVYHFETPSSVFSSPVFTKSELIVFGSNDGSIYALEMKP, from the coding sequence ATGAAAATTATAAGATTCAAAGTTCTGCAAAACCTTATCTATTTTTTTCTAATTATTTGCTCCGTAACGAGTTTCCATGCTCAATCCCTGGATTTGAAATGGAAGGTGGAGACATCAGGAAAAATACTTGCTGGCCCCGTTGTAAATAATCAATTAGCCTTTGTGGGGAATGAAACAGGTACATTTATGGCAATCCAACTTGATAACGGAGCTATCGCCTGGAAATTTGAAACAAAGGGGAATATCCAAGCCACAGCGTTGCTTTATGATAATTTGGTTTTTTTTGAGTCAGCCAATGTCTTTTATGCCCTCAAACAGAAAACCGGCAAAGAAGTTTGGCGTTATCGATTGGATTTTCCTGCTGAGAAATTTAAAGATGCTTCGGGAAATGAGCATTTATACAAACTGGACCCTTTTGACGATAAACGATCTTCAGGCTTTTTGTATCACGGCATAATCTATATTGGGTGCTCTAATGGAAAGGTAATTGGTTTGAATTCCAAAACCGGGAATTTAGAATTCTCAATTTCAGCCAAGGATGACTCACCAATTAGATCAAGCCCGTTGGTATTGTATGATCAAATTTATTTTGGAGACTGGAACGGAGTAGTTTACTGTTATGATCTAAAGGGGAAAAAGTTCGTTTGGACAAAGAATACATATCGCGAAAAACCCTATGCTACCTTTGGTGGTATTGCGACGGAGTTTAAACCCTACAAGGGAAAACTTTTTTTTGGAGCCAGAAACCCCGCCCTTAATGTGTTGAGCGTATCCGACGGTCAAAAAGAATGGACCTATAATGATCCGACCGGGGGATGGATCATTGGCGATCCTGTTGTATTTAACGACACCCTATATATGGGTGGCTCTGATAATTTCGCCATGCTGGCATTCCATCCTGAGGATGGAAAAGTCCTTTGGAAAACCAAGAGGACAAAAAACATTTATGGAAAGGCCGTGGTAACTAAAGATTTTGTTATTTATGGAGGAGGGAATTCTTATGATCCTGAGGATACAGGTGAAATTGTAATACTTAAACGCTCTAACGGGGAGCTTGTTTATCATTTTGAAACCCCATCGAGTGTTTTCTCTTCACCTGTTTTTACTAAATCTGAACTTATTGTTTTTGGAAGTAATGATGGCAGTATTTATGCGTTGGAAATGAAACCCTAG
- a CDS encoding gluconate 2-dehydrogenase subunit 3 family protein, whose protein sequence is MKTQDQWSRRRFSKAIVSAQIFMASGAFSIPISCDKAKNLEMIAGLDVSDQETLKYAMDEIIPASESMPSASEVKGIHYILNILEELPELKPLFVALIHEIDLLSHHNFPSSAKEERVKVLTSLEENKPELFGVLKDFTYESYYTNEKVYNLIGYEPYPTGSSGPKMDAFDENLLNKVKGMPPRYTNI, encoded by the coding sequence ATGAAAACTCAGGATCAGTGGTCAAGAAGAAGATTCAGCAAGGCAATAGTCTCTGCTCAGATATTTATGGCCTCTGGAGCTTTTTCAATTCCAATATCCTGTGATAAAGCCAAAAATTTGGAGATGATTGCAGGACTTGATGTTTCGGATCAGGAAACCCTAAAGTATGCCATGGATGAAATTATTCCGGCAAGTGAATCCATGCCTTCGGCTTCAGAGGTTAAAGGGATTCATTATATTTTAAATATTCTTGAAGAACTTCCTGAATTGAAACCTTTATTTGTGGCCTTGATTCATGAAATAGATCTTTTAAGCCATCATAATTTTCCTTCGTCTGCCAAAGAAGAACGTGTTAAAGTTTTAACCTCTCTTGAGGAGAATAAGCCTGAATTATTTGGTGTGTTAAAGGACTTTACATATGAAAGTTATTACACAAATGAAAAGGTTTATAATTTGATTGGATATGAACCCTATCCAACAGGATCATCCGGTCCTAAAATGGATGCATTTGATGAGAATTTACTCAATAAGGTAAAAGGAATGCCACCAAGGTATACTAATATTTAA
- a CDS encoding VOC family protein: MNISFFTFRIKLITLLLLSINLQLGAQSMSSGSNESNSISESFNLTLQHTTLVVTNFKASKEFYTEILGLKDLKADWLPENQMFLSLGDNLELHVGEVEGVEIKPSNFNHFAISTNDLDGYLKLLASKGVDHYSLGGAEKNFIQKRPDGVRQTFIQDPDGYWIEINDAN, translated from the coding sequence ATGAATATATCCTTTTTCACTTTCCGAATTAAATTAATAACTCTTTTGTTATTATCAATTAACTTACAATTAGGCGCTCAAAGTATGAGCTCAGGGTCTAATGAGAGCAATTCTATTTCCGAGTCATTCAATTTAACCCTGCAACATACCACCCTGGTGGTGACTAATTTTAAGGCTAGTAAAGAATTTTATACTGAAATTTTAGGTTTAAAAGATTTAAAGGCGGATTGGTTACCCGAAAATCAAATGTTTTTATCTCTTGGTGATAATTTAGAACTTCATGTGGGAGAAGTTGAAGGGGTGGAAATAAAGCCGAGCAATTTTAATCATTTTGCTATTTCAACTAATGATTTAGATGGGTATTTGAAGCTGTTGGCATCAAAAGGTGTGGATCATTATAGTTTGGGTGGAGCAGAGAAAAATTTCATTCAGAAAAGACCCGATGGGGTAAGACAGACTTTTATTCAGGACCCGGATGGTTACTGGATTGAAATTAATGATGCAAATTGA
- a CDS encoding tetratricopeptide repeat protein — protein MKIYSHRLIYLFGIIASFISGSVLARTTDSVNIDSLVSQAVLNSETSIYAGKFKEAERFVDASNFENMEGYGPLHKMQLTIQEIRVNEFMNRLNARSTNYLENLKRLKELSPYSKEVRHQNTKGKYFLSLSQNYNAMGLLDSASVYEKKAISIFNGINDFEEIARIRAGIISRLHSKLLEAGKKQEIIELIPRYEEEIEYSKRYSKYALAYNTRHLAQIHRRQTLDFSEALRLFRISLDLRLEIGFKPFLPPSYSSLGDVYMKMGKNDEALDMYTRSVELAEEIGFVRYQVYPNIQMGDFYRNNGNPNKALNYYTKAQRLSENNDYSNGVVESTERIRMISGKDLNENENLRLLYVGNMGVLIEHDNKTVLIDGLHKEYKPAYAFPTNGMIDSLLYAKYPGFTSIELNLISHYHQDHFDPDLTLRFMSENNSSLTIGPEQAKKEIAVSKGSSKESLARVKVTPSDHRVRTYEFQGIVVNSIDCYHTYQEKHKGVQNIAHLVDINGYKILHVGDADWKMAAEALDQLNLKELNIDVALLPIWMLNDESSKKMVKEKINPKNVIASHIDPRSGHEVVNRLNYRFPNSTGLVELNEIIEIKKK, from the coding sequence ATGAAAATATATTCACATAGATTGATCTATTTATTTGGGATAATTGCATCCTTTATTTCCGGATCTGTTTTGGCCCGGACAACGGATTCAGTCAACATTGACAGTTTGGTCTCTCAAGCAGTGTTAAATTCAGAAACCTCGATTTACGCCGGAAAATTTAAGGAAGCTGAGAGATTTGTCGATGCTTCTAATTTTGAGAATATGGAAGGGTATGGGCCTCTGCATAAAATGCAGCTCACCATTCAGGAAATAAGAGTGAACGAATTTATGAACAGGTTGAATGCAAGATCCACAAACTATTTGGAGAACCTGAAAAGATTAAAAGAATTGTCTCCCTATTCAAAAGAGGTTCGACATCAGAACACTAAGGGTAAGTATTTTCTCAGTCTTTCACAAAATTATAACGCTATGGGATTATTGGATTCCGCTTCGGTATATGAAAAAAAGGCGATCTCAATTTTTAATGGGATCAATGACTTTGAGGAGATTGCAAGAATAAGGGCTGGTATTATTTCGAGACTGCATAGTAAGTTGCTTGAAGCGGGGAAAAAGCAGGAGATTATTGAATTAATACCACGGTATGAGGAGGAAATTGAGTACAGTAAACGTTACAGTAAGTATGCATTGGCCTATAATACAAGGCATTTAGCACAAATTCACAGAAGACAGACACTTGATTTTTCAGAGGCTTTACGTTTGTTTAGAATCTCACTCGACCTAAGGCTGGAGATCGGTTTTAAGCCCTTTCTTCCTCCTTCGTATTCATCACTGGGAGACGTTTATATGAAAATGGGTAAAAATGATGAAGCCCTGGATATGTATACCAGGTCAGTAGAATTGGCAGAAGAAATAGGGTTTGTTCGTTATCAGGTTTATCCCAATATTCAAATGGGAGATTTTTACCGAAACAATGGAAACCCAAATAAGGCGCTGAATTATTATACTAAAGCCCAAAGGTTAAGTGAAAATAATGATTATTCCAATGGGGTTGTTGAGTCAACAGAAAGGATCCGAATGATTTCAGGTAAAGATCTCAATGAGAACGAAAATTTAAGGCTGCTCTACGTTGGGAACATGGGGGTTTTAATAGAGCATGACAACAAAACGGTTTTAATTGACGGACTTCACAAGGAGTACAAACCTGCTTATGCCTTTCCGACTAATGGTATGATTGATTCGTTGCTTTATGCAAAATATCCGGGATTTACCTCGATTGAACTAAATTTGATTTCTCACTATCACCAAGATCATTTTGACCCTGATCTAACTTTGCGTTTTATGAGTGAGAATAATTCCTCCCTTACCATAGGGCCCGAGCAAGCGAAGAAGGAAATCGCTGTTTCAAAGGGAAGTAGCAAAGAAAGTCTGGCCCGGGTCAAAGTGACACCTTCAGATCATAGAGTAAGGACATACGAGTTTCAGGGGATCGTCGTAAATTCAATTGATTGTTATCATACGTATCAGGAAAAGCATAAGGGAGTTCAAAATATCGCTCATCTGGTCGATATAAACGGATACAAAATTTTGCACGTTGGAGATGCTGATTGGAAGATGGCTGCAGAAGCATTGGATCAACTCAATTTGAAAGAATTGAATATTGATGTGGCGCTACTTCCGATCTGGATGTTAAACGATGAATCCTCAAAAAAGATGGTGAAGGAAAAAATCAATCCTAAAAATGTGATTGCAAGTCATATCGATCCCAGATCAGGACACGAAGTGGTAAACAGGTTAAACTATAGATTTCCAAATTCAACTGGGCTGGTAGAGTTAAATGAGATCATAGAAATAAAAAAAAAATAG
- a CDS encoding MBL fold metallo-hydrolase gives MKLKFKKPIISILAIITLIIAAGWLGVTFFPEKMVPYIINWQIDRLGQTPEFLEDNESITIFTVGTASPMPGERVQTGIAVLLNGHFFMFDVGAGVVQKAENIGLPLNQLDGVFITHWHSDHFMDLPNLINRSWVLGREIDLNVYGPQGLDTIMNAIDQFLHIENQYRVDHHGEEIMDISKANAISNEFNISQGEKALVYNKDGITITAFDVDHDPIEPAVGYVIAYRGKKIVISGDTKKNDLLLEMAQDADLLFHEVMLMSLLGKQATMLKDRGMIRNSIIVNDIQNYHTSPSEVAELANQANVKKLVLYHFAPAPDFRIIKNLYNTELKGYDGPVHFANDGDMIVIK, from the coding sequence ATGAAATTAAAGTTTAAAAAACCGATTATTTCAATTCTGGCTATTATCACGCTAATAATAGCAGCTGGATGGCTGGGTGTTACTTTTTTCCCGGAGAAAATGGTTCCGTATATAATCAATTGGCAAATAGATCGATTGGGGCAGACTCCTGAATTTTTGGAAGACAATGAAAGCATTACCATTTTTACCGTTGGTACCGCTTCCCCAATGCCAGGAGAGCGGGTTCAAACCGGAATAGCTGTTCTGCTTAACGGACATTTTTTTATGTTTGATGTTGGAGCAGGAGTGGTGCAAAAGGCCGAAAATATTGGACTACCGCTTAATCAACTCGATGGTGTTTTTATTACACACTGGCATTCCGATCATTTTATGGACTTACCTAATTTGATCAACAGGTCCTGGGTATTGGGCCGGGAAATTGATCTCAATGTTTACGGTCCTCAAGGGCTTGATACCATTATGAATGCTATAGATCAGTTCTTGCATATTGAAAATCAATATCGAGTTGATCACCATGGAGAAGAGATCATGGATATTTCAAAGGCAAATGCCATTTCGAATGAATTTAATATTTCACAAGGGGAGAAGGCACTGGTTTATAATAAGGATGGAATTACCATAACAGCTTTTGACGTTGATCATGATCCGATTGAACCCGCCGTAGGTTATGTGATAGCGTATCGAGGTAAAAAAATTGTCATTAGTGGTGACACCAAAAAAAATGATTTGCTTTTAGAAATGGCTCAGGATGCCGATTTATTGTTCCATGAAGTGATGCTGATGTCACTTTTGGGAAAACAGGCAACGATGCTTAAGGATAGGGGGATGATTCGAAATTCAATCATTGTAAATGATATTCAAAACTACCATACCAGCCCTTCTGAGGTAGCGGAACTGGCTAACCAGGCGAATGTTAAAAAACTGGTTCTTTATCACTTTGCACCTGCTCCGGATTTCAGGATCATCAAAAACCTTTACAATACAGAATTAAAAGGGTATGATGGCCCGGTGCACTTTGCCAATGATGGCGATATGATTGTCATAAAATAG